CTAACGCAACATTTTGCACCACATATTTATAGATTTGCGTTTCATCCGCTTTTAAAGTTAAGCTATTAAATTTCGTTGCAATTTCGTTTTGACCCGCTGTCGCCACTTCATGGTGGTGCGCTTCTACTACTAAGCCCATTTCTTCTAAAATCAAACACATTTCAGAGCGAATATCGTGTGCCGTATCAATTGGTGCCACCGCACAATAACCACCTTTCTTTAATGGACGATAAGCATTATTACCGCCTTCATATTTTTTATTGGTGTTCCAAGCGGCTTCAATATCATCAATGGCGAAAGAAGCGCGGTTCATTGATACATCAAAACGTACATCATCAAATAAGAAGAACTCTGGTTCAGGACCGAAGAATGCTTGATCAGCAATACCGGTTGAACGCATATAGTTTTCAGCACGAATAGCAATTGAACGCGGGTCACGCTCATAACTTTGCATGGTCGTTGGTTCATAAATACTACAACGAATAGAGAGAGTTGGGATCTGCGCAAATGGATCGACTACCGCAGTCTCAGCGATTGGCATTAAAAGCATATCGGCTTTGTTAATGGTTTTCCAACCTTCAACAGAAGAGCCATCGAACATTTTGCCATCTTCAAACATATCTTCATCAACAAGGCTAACAGGGATAGAAACACCGTGTTCTTTACCTTTAATGTCGGTGAAACGAAGTAGCACGAACTTAATATCGTTCTCTTCGATCAGTTTGAATACGTTGGCAATTGCATTTGCATTTGGCATAAGGAGTCCTCTATTTTGCTATGTATATAATCTTTATAAAATTAAAAGGGCATTATAATGCAACCGCTTCGTTTTTTCATGGGATTTATTTTAAATACCAACGTAGCAGAGCAAGGAAATATCGTGTATAATTTTCGCCCTTTCGAGATTCTCGTAGGGTGAGTGTGACTCACCAATTTAAACTACTTGGACTATTTGGTGGCATAAAAATCCACCCAACAAAACTTAAACATTAAGAACGTAATAAATGAAAAACGACATTGATATTAATAAATTGCGCAATATCGCAATTATTGCTCACGTTGACCATGGTAAAACCACCCTCGTTGACAAACTTCTTCAACAATCTGGTACTTTTGAATCTGCGCGTGGTGATGTCGATGAGCGAGTTATGGACTCAAACGATCTTGAAAAAGAACGTGGCATTACAATTCTTGCAAAAAATACCGCGATTAACTGGAATGACTACCGCATTAACATTGTGGATACTCCTGGGCACGCAGACTTCGGTGGAGAAGTTGAACGTGTACTTTCTATGGTGGATTCTGTACTTTTAGTCGTAGATGCTTTTGACGGCCCAATGCCACAAACGCGTTTCGTGACACAAAAAGCGTTCGCTCATGGTTTAAAACCAATTGTAGTTATCAACAAAGTTGACCGTCCAGGCGCACGTCCTGATTGGGTGGTGGATCAAGTATTCGATTTATTCGTTAACCTTGGTGCAACTGATGAGCAATTAGACTTCCCTATTATCTATGCATCTGCATTAAATGGTGTCGCAGGTCTTGAGCACGAAGAATTAGCAGAAGATATGACTCCGTTATTTGAAGCCATTGTTAAACACGTTGAACCTCCCAAAGTAGAACTTGATGCGCCATTCCAAATGCAAATTTCACAATTAGACTACAACAACTATGTAGGTGTTATCGGCATTGGTCGTATTAAGCGTGGTTCAGTTAAACCAAACCAACCTGTTACTATCATCAATAGTGAAGGAAAAACTCGTCAAGGTCGTATCGGTCAAGTACTTGGTCACCTTGGTTTACAACGTTATGAAGAAGATGTTGCTTACGCTGGCGATATCGTGGCGATCACTGGTTTAGGTGAATTAAATATTTCTGATACAATTTGTGATATCAACGCAGTTGAAGCGCTTCCATCATTAACTGTTGACGAACCAACAGTAACCATGTTCTTCTGTGTAAATACCTCTCCATTTGCGGGTCAAGAAGGTAAATATGTGACTTCTCGTCAAATTCTTGAACGTTTAAACAAAGAATTAGTTCACAATGTGGCATTACGCGTAGAAGAAACCCCAAACCCGGATGAATTCCGTGTTTCTGGTCGTGGTGAATTACATCTTTCTGTGTTAATCGAAAATATGCGTCGTGAAGGTTATGAGCTTGCCGTTTCTCGCCCTAAAGTAATCTATCGTGATATTGATGGTAAAAAACAAGAGCCATACGAACAAGTAACTATTGATGTGGAAGAACAACATCAAGGTTCTGTGATGGAAGCATTAGGTATCCGTAAAGGTGAAGTTCGAGACATGTTGCCTGACGGTAAAGGCCGCGTTCGCTTAGAATACATCATTCCTAGCCGTGGATTAATTGGCTTCCGTGGTGACTTTATGACCATGACTTCTGGTACAGGCTTACTTTACTCTAGCTTTAGCCACTACGATGAAATCAAAGGTGGAGATATCGGTCAACGTAAAAATGGTGTGTTGATTTCTAATGCAACAGGTAAAGCACTGGGTTATGCATTATTTGGCTTACAAGAACGTGGTAAGTTAATGATTGATGCAAACGTAGAAGTTTATGAAGGTCAAATTATCGGTATTCATAGCCGTTCAAATGACTTAACCGTAAACTGCTTACAAGGTAAAAAACTCACCAATATGCGTGCGTCAGGTAAAGACGATGCGATTGTGCTGACTACACCGGTAAAATTCAGTCTTGAACAAGCGATTGAATTTATCGACGACGATGAGTTAGTGGAAGTGACACCAGAATCGATCCGTATCCGTAAAAAACTTTTAACAGAAAACGATCGTAAACGTGCAAATCGTACAACGACAAGCACTAGCACTCATTAATAAACAACGCTAGCACGAAAACTTGTAAAAAATTAACCGCACTTTGGTGATACAACTAAAGTGCGGTTATTTTTATGCTCAATTTACTAAGGAGAAAGTCTTTCTCTAATCCAATTATTGCTTTCTTTACGATAACTAATGCGATCATGTAAACGGCTTGGGCGACCCTGCCAAAATTCCACGGTTTCTGGCACGACTAAATAACCGCCCCAATAATCTGGTCGAGGCACGTTTAATGGATGTTTAGCGGCAACCAATGCGGCTTTTGCTAGCAAAGATTTATAATTAGAAATCACCGCACTTTGCTCACTTGCCCAAGCCCCTATACGACTGGTGTAAGGTCGGGTAGCAAAATATTTATCGGATTGTTCTGCTGGGATTTTAACCGCCTTACCTTCAATTCGCACTTGACGTTCCAACTCAGGCCAGAAAAAAGTCAGCGCGACATAAGGATTACGCTCAATACAGCTACCTTTTCGGCTAAGATAATTCGTAAAAAAGACAAAACCTTGCTCATTGACTTCTTTTAGCAAAACCATACGGCTATTTGGGCGACCTTGCTCATCAATAGTAGCAATATTCATTGCAGTAGGCTCATTAACTTGAGCATGAATAGCCTCTTTCTGCCACTGTTCAAATTGCGAGATTGGATTTTCATGGCAATCATGTTGTGAAAGCACTCGTTTAGTATATTCATCACGAATATTATGTAACTCCATTTTCTCTCCTTTTAAATTTGATGAAAAACGCAAATAGAATAAAGGCTACAAAATCATTCGTCAATTTAAGGAAAAACTGCAAAAATTGCTTCATATCATTGAGTAATCCCCCCCTCTTCTAATAAATCACCTTATTCTGATAAGGTACTCTAAAATTCAGTGAAAAATAAAAACTCAAATAACATCGAATCTTGCAATTATTTGAAATATGCGTATTATCTAGCCCCCTATATTCAACCTCGGGTTCCCTAACCCCGATTTATTTAAACTAAAAAGGTACAACATGAAATTAAACTCTCCGATCTTTAATGATCAACAAAAACGTCGTGCAATCATCTGGCTCAGCTTTTTCCACATATTCATCATTGCCGCGAGCAATTACTTTGTACAAATCCCTTTTGAAATCACGTTAAAATTAACCGCACTTGGTGCTGCAAACGATTTTTCTTTCCACAGCACTTGGGGAACGCTCACATTCCCATTTATCTTTTTGGCTACTGATTTAACTGTTCGCATTTTCGGTGCGGAAGATGCGAGAAAAATCATCTTCGTCGTGATGTTTCCTGCACTGATTGTAAGTTACGTCATATCTGTTTTATTCTCTGAAAGCAAATTCCAAGGTTTCGAATCATTAACGCATTTTGATCTGTTTGTATTCCGTATTGCTATTGCGAGCTTTACCGCTTACGTTGTAGGACAATTACTAGATGTGATTGTATTTAACCGCTTACGTCAGTTAAAAACATGGTGGGTGGCGCCAACTAGCTCAATGACATTCGGCTCAATGGCGGATACGTTTGTATTCTTCAGTGTTGCCTTCTACCAAAGTGCAGATCCTTTCATGGCTGAACATTGGGCACAACTCGGCTTTGTAGATTATCTATTTAAATTATTTATAGGAATTATCTTGTTCGTCCCAGCCTATGGCGTAGTATTAAATGTTATTTTACGAAAACTACAAATGCTCGTAGCAGAACGCGTTCCTGCATAAACCAAATTTCTGACGCATATAAAGCAATTAACCCCACTTTTTTGAGTGGGGTTAATTATTAAGAAACTCATTAAATCGCTTGAGAGCGCCATAAAATCTTCACATTATATTCTCTACACTTACATAGCTAAAGCAGTGCGGTAAAAAAGTATAAATTTATAACCGCACTTTTTTTATATCAAAAAAACATATTTTCTAGCTAAAAGTTATTGGCGCTACCTTCTTATTTTTTTAGAAAATACCAACCTACTTAGTTCTAAAAGAGAGGGAATATTTATGCTTTTAACCGGATTACTTTGCGGAATTTTACTCGGATTTGTGATGCAGCGTGGGCGCTTTTGTATTACTGGCGCATTTCGTGATATGTATGTCACCAAAAATAACAAAATGTTTGTAGCCCTTTTATTGGCGATTACCGTGCAATCCATCGGTTTCTTTCTCTTAAAAGAAATCGGTGTATTAAATGTGGATCCGGCTGAAAATTTTGCCTTTTTAGCAGTAATTATCGGTGCCTTTGTATTTGGCATTGGTATTGTTCTTGCTGGCGGTTGTGCGACAGGTACATGGTATCGCGCTGCAGAAGGCTTAGTCGGCAGTTGGGTCGCATTATTCACTTATATGTTATTAAGTGCCATCATGCGTACAGGTCCATTAGGAGAATTCAATAAAACTTTACGTAGTATCAATATTGAACACCGCAACATTTACGATACATTCGGTATTTCACCTTGGTGGTTAGTCGCATTATTAACTTTTGTGACTGCTTTCTATGTGTACAAACATCTCAGCAAACCAAGCGTAAAAGTGGCCTCATTAAAACCGAAGAAAACGGGGCTTGCTCATTTATTATTTGAAAAACGCTGGCACCCATTTTTCTCAGCCGTTTTAATCGGATTAATCGCACTTGCCGCTTGGCCACTCAGTGTCGCTACTGGTCGTGAATTTGGACTCGGGATTACCGGCCCATCAGCCAATATCATGCAATTCCTCGTTACTGGAGACAATAAATTTATAAATTGGGGCGTATTCTTAGTCTTAGGGATTTTTATCGGGTCATTCATCGGCGCGAAAGCAAGCAATGAATTTCGTGTCCGTGTACCAGATGCCACCACGATTTTACGCAGCGGACTCGGCGGTATTCTCATGGGTATTGGCGCAACCCTTGCAGGTGGCTGTTCTATCGGTAACGGTCTAGTCGAAACTGCCTTTTTCTCTTGGCAAGGTTGGGTATCATTGCCATTGATGATTCTCGGCACCTGGGTAGCAGCCTACTTCACTATTATCCGTCCACAACGTTTGAAACTAGCAAAAGCATCATAAGGAGTTTATATGATCGTTAAATTACCAACTCTCGGCCTTGTTTGCCCATTTCCTCTCGTTGAAGCTAAGGAAGCTATGGCCAAGTTAAATAAGGGAGATGGCCTAGAAATTGAATTCGACTGTACCCAAGCCACTGAAGCCATTCCTACTTGGGCGGCTGAAGAAGGTTATGAAGTGACTAACTTCGAACAAATTGATGATGCAAAATGGTCAATTACGGTGATTAAATAATAAAAAAGGGCGGTTAAAAATAAAAACATTTTTAACCGCCCTTTTTCAAAAATTAAATTAATTTAACAGGTACTTTCACGACTAATTTTTTAATTTTTTCTGCTTTTCCATTCACTACACAGCAAGGCTTATGCGGTTCGTAAGGATAAAATACAGCGAACATTTTTGGTTTCATTATGATGGTGAATTTATCATCAATATCTGCACAAAGTTGATAATCATCTGCTTCGTTGTAAGATTCATACTTAGACAAATCAGGATAATTAGCGCCAACTTCTATATTTTCCGTACCGCGGATTAACACCTGAACATCTAAGTATTCATGATGTAATTCTGCTTTTTTGCTGCTTGGTTCTGCAGTTTCTGGTTCCATTACGTTCATATAAATTTGATCGTTAATATCATGGCGACCATTTTCTAACGCGTTCAAATCTAACGTATTTAAATAATCACATACTTCAGCAATCACTTTTGGTAAACCAACTTTAAAATTTGGGCTGGTTAAGCTGCTAATTATCATAGAATTTTCCTTATGGTGGATAAAAGTTGCACCATGATACCAAGTCGGTTAAATGAAATAAAGTTACCAATCACACAAAAACCTCTGTATAATGCATGGGCTTTATTTTCTACATTAGCGTGCGGCTATCAAAAGCAATTTTAAGCGCTCGAAAGTGCGGTTATTTTTATAAAAGATTTCTTTTGCTAGTCGCAATCTGGAAAATAAGGCATTGTTTTTAATATGAATTTTAAGGAAAACATTGTGAATCCAATTGTTAAACAATTTAAATACGGTCAACATACCGTTACTCTAGAAACCGGCGCAATTGCACGTCAAGCAACTGCTGCGGTCATGGCAAGCATGGACGATACCACGGTATTCGTGACTGTTGTGGCTAAAAAAGATGTGAAAGAAGGTCAAGACTTCTTCCCATTAACCGTAAACTACCAAGAGCGTACTTATGCGGCGGGTAAAATCCCTGGTGGTTTTTTCAAACGTGAAGGTCGTCCATCTGAAGGCGAAACCTTAATTGCACGTTTAATCGACCGTCCAATTCGTCCATTATTCCCAGAAGGTTTCTTCAACGAAATCCAAGTTGTGGCGACTGTGGTTTCTGTAAACCCACAAATCA
This portion of the Haemophilus haemolyticus genome encodes:
- the glnA gene encoding glutamate--ammonia ligase — encoded protein: MPNANAIANVFKLIEENDIKFVLLRFTDIKGKEHGVSIPVSLVDEDMFEDGKMFDGSSVEGWKTINKADMLLMPIAETAVVDPFAQIPTLSIRCSIYEPTTMQSYERDPRSIAIRAENYMRSTGIADQAFFGPEPEFFLFDDVRFDVSMNRASFAIDDIEAAWNTNKKYEGGNNAYRPLKKGGYCAVAPIDTAHDIRSEMCLILEEMGLVVEAHHHEVATAGQNEIATKFNSLTLKADETQIYKYVVQNVALEHGKTACFMPKPITGDNGSGMHCNMSLSKDGKNIFQGDKYAGLSETALYYIGGIIKHAKALNAFTNPSTNSYKRLVPGFEAPVLLAYSASNRSASIRIPAVTNPKAIRIEARFPDPLANPYLAFAALLMAGLDGVVNKIHPGDAMDKNLYDLPPEELKDIPAVASSLEEALNSLEKDYEFLTQGGVFAKDFIEAFISVKRKDVERLNMTPHPVEFEMYYA
- the typA gene encoding translational GTPase TypA, producing the protein MKNDIDINKLRNIAIIAHVDHGKTTLVDKLLQQSGTFESARGDVDERVMDSNDLEKERGITILAKNTAINWNDYRINIVDTPGHADFGGEVERVLSMVDSVLLVVDAFDGPMPQTRFVTQKAFAHGLKPIVVINKVDRPGARPDWVVDQVFDLFVNLGATDEQLDFPIIYASALNGVAGLEHEELAEDMTPLFEAIVKHVEPPKVELDAPFQMQISQLDYNNYVGVIGIGRIKRGSVKPNQPVTIINSEGKTRQGRIGQVLGHLGLQRYEEDVAYAGDIVAITGLGELNISDTICDINAVEALPSLTVDEPTVTMFFCVNTSPFAGQEGKYVTSRQILERLNKELVHNVALRVEETPNPDEFRVSGRGELHLSVLIENMRREGYELAVSRPKVIYRDIDGKKQEPYEQVTIDVEEQHQGSVMEALGIRKGEVRDMLPDGKGRVRLEYIIPSRGLIGFRGDFMTMTSGTGLLYSSFSHYDEIKGGDIGQRKNGVLISNATGKALGYALFGLQERGKLMIDANVEVYEGQIIGIHSRSNDLTVNCLQGKKLTNMRASGKDDAIVLTTPVKFSLEQAIEFIDDDELVEVTPESIRIRKKLLTENDRKRANRTTTSTSTH
- the pdxH gene encoding pyridoxamine 5'-phosphate oxidase gives rise to the protein MELHNIRDEYTKRVLSQHDCHENPISQFEQWQKEAIHAQVNEPTAMNIATIDEQGRPNSRMVLLKEVNEQGFVFFTNYLSRKGSCIERNPYVALTFFWPELERQVRIEGKAVKIPAEQSDKYFATRPYTSRIGAWASEQSAVISNYKSLLAKAALVAAKHPLNVPRPDYWGGYLVVPETVEFWQGRPSRLHDRISYRKESNNWIRERLSP
- a CDS encoding 7-cyano-7-deazaguanine/7-aminomethyl-7-deazaguanine transporter encodes the protein MKLNSPIFNDQQKRRAIIWLSFFHIFIIAASNYFVQIPFEITLKLTALGAANDFSFHSTWGTLTFPFIFLATDLTVRIFGAEDARKIIFVVMFPALIVSYVISVLFSESKFQGFESLTHFDLFVFRIAIASFTAYVVGQLLDVIVFNRLRQLKTWWVAPTSSMTFGSMADTFVFFSVAFYQSADPFMAEHWAQLGFVDYLFKLFIGIILFVPAYGVVLNVILRKLQMLVAERVPA
- a CDS encoding YeeE/YedE family protein, yielding MLLTGLLCGILLGFVMQRGRFCITGAFRDMYVTKNNKMFVALLLAITVQSIGFFLLKEIGVLNVDPAENFAFLAVIIGAFVFGIGIVLAGGCATGTWYRAAEGLVGSWVALFTYMLLSAIMRTGPLGEFNKTLRSINIEHRNIYDTFGISPWWLVALLTFVTAFYVYKHLSKPSVKVASLKPKKTGLAHLLFEKRWHPFFSAVLIGLIALAAWPLSVATGREFGLGITGPSANIMQFLVTGDNKFINWGVFLVLGIFIGSFIGAKASNEFRVRVPDATTILRSGLGGILMGIGATLAGGCSIGNGLVETAFFSWQGWVSLPLMILGTWVAAYFTIIRPQRLKLAKAS
- a CDS encoding sulfurtransferase TusA family protein; translated protein: MIVKLPTLGLVCPFPLVEAKEAMAKLNKGDGLEIEFDCTQATEAIPTWAAEEGYEVTNFEQIDDAKWSITVIK
- the nanQ gene encoding N-acetylneuraminate anomerase; protein product: MIISSLTSPNFKVGLPKVIAEVCDYLNTLDLNALENGRHDINDQIYMNVMEPETAEPSSKKAELHHEYLDVQVLIRGTENIEVGANYPDLSKYESYNEADDYQLCADIDDKFTIIMKPKMFAVFYPYEPHKPCCVVNGKAEKIKKLVVKVPVKLI